The nucleotide sequence AACAATCAAATGACTCATGTTACCTCTGCATAAGCCACATCCTGAAGCGAGAAAAGACAATATACGGTGATAGCAGACATCAATGGCCAGTTTGTGAACAAACTCCAATATCCACCACTACTTTCTTCAGCATTAGAGCCGGAAAGAGATTCTTCCATGGCTTCAATCGAATTATTTGAATATGTCGCTTCATTGTGTTTATGTAAAGTTTCCTATAGCATTTCAAACATGTTCATTTAAAAATGAGATCTCCCACAAAGAAATGTAAAGATGAGGTTATATGTACAACGACGGTAAGGTCTTTGTTGAAATATTATAGGGTGCGTACAACTATATTAAATGCCTTAAGCAACTAAGTTACTCATATCCTTGGTTGGTTGCCTCAACACCACTCATGACAATATCTAAGGGCATTATGGCACAAGAAAACTCACTGGAAGCCAGATGCAAGAAATTAAAGCAGCAACGGCGAGGATTGATATACACAGGCATGGGAGAAAATATGGAAACCTAGAACAATGTGAGTTTAAATAGAATTAGCATCACATAATAAACCGACATAAAAAGGGTGCACATAGCAAATTCTTACCTCCCGAATATATATTCCTGAGAGAACATGCCTGGATATTTATCTGCTGGCTGATATGAAAACAATAGACAAATACAATTAGCTTGCAAGGCCCGTAACATTTTATTTTACAATAATTTTATGCAAACATTAAATTCTTTTAAAAAGGAACATATGGGCTTGGTTGGATTGCACGCTTTGTATTTGGCAGATTGAATTTGACTACTAATTCTAATTTCATGTGGATGAGAACTACAACTCGAGATCAACTTCGATTCATATGCTGGAAAGCCATGAATTTTTAGACCATATTTTGTATGTACAAGTCATTCGAAAAGTCATTTGGTTCAACGCTTTGATACTATGACAAAATAATTTAATGCGAGTAGCACACATCCAATATAATACATGATACTGATACTATGATGTACTAATTATGTCATGATATTATGTTACGTTAATTATGTTACTCACATAATTTATTAGGTATTGTAACATTTCCATCTTATGGTATGTTATATAGTGGCAGAGCCATGTTCAGGCCAACAGGggtcatgccccccccccccgacttggACACTATTGTTATATGTGCACTGGTTTTCTTAGAATTTGGGTTATAAATTAATCCACTTTTAAActaaatgaaaaatattcacttGGCCCTAATCACAAACCATATGGGACGAGAGGTAACTATGATGGTGTGTGCTTACACTTAGCATATCTAATACAATGGGTATTCATTCATGTTCATTAACAAAAAAAATTACAGATATGGAACTTGGCATATTTTTGTCATGGTGTGTAAACATTGACGTGTATCAAACTGGATGTAGAACCTAATTACCcacaaagcaagtaaatgagttaTATAAAAGGATCAGGAAAACAGGGACAACCAATTTACTGGTAGCATCTATAATTTGAGAAATGGGAAGTTAGAGTgcacaataagaagaagaagatttgGAGATTGGTTTTGTGTGTGAATATTAAACAAACTATTACCTGTGCAAGATAACCACCAATGGCTGGACCAACAATGAGGCCTATGGCACGTGAGGAAGAAATCTGAATGGTTACCCATCAATAGAAATGGGTGAGCATTATTTTTGGCCCAATAAAGTTGGGGGTTGGGTAATAGTAACATAAAAATATTGTAATAACTTGAGAATCTTACAAGTGATAATGCCAAGTGACTATATTCTTTCCGGCATACTTCTGTAGCATAAGCCTGAACATGCGCAAAAAGAAGTCAATCAAATGTTAATGTAGTGAAGCATTTATATTAATGTTGTATTAAACACTACAATCACGCTAGTGAAATATGTATACTATTTTGAGACAGGATAGTGTACGGGTCAACCATGTGAATACAACTGGTTGGCTAGAATTTATCTACTTCAACTTGGGAAGTAACAAAGACCATGTTCATTAAAACATAACAATATTAATTCAAAATAGGCCAACAATCTAAAGATTCATGTGCATTACACATCAACCGTATTTGTCAAGTGTCACACTCTCACAAAATAATGACATAAATTAAGTCCAGTGGATAACGTAAGAGCAATTGTTGAATAAACTTAAGAATATGAATGTGAGTACATGATCAGTTAGTAAACAAAGTACAAGTACATGATGAAAGATTGTAGTACCAAAAAAGATGATTATACTCATGAATGTTTTGGTACCTTAATTGGCCCCAACATACCAGACAACAACCCAAGCAAACCTCTTGTGGTTAATGCCATCCAATAACTAGAGCTGAGTCCAAATAGTGTATTCAAGGTAATTCTGAAATATATGAGGAAACATGCTTAAATTCTGGGTGCATTTGTAAAATTATAGCCAAACAAAATCTCCTTGGCGAGTAGAAAAGACTATGCTTCGTCAAAAATATTATCCTTACACTGCAATAAGGGTAACTACGAGAACAGGTTTCCTCCCATGCTTATCGGCCACAATTCCCCATAATGTAGAGGTGAGTGCTCTACCAAGCATATATGAAGCACCTTCATTGATAGCAAATTAAGGCACCATAAGTTATCACGATACTTAAAGTTGATGTATATCCCCTCACATCAAAGTGTCCTTACACAACTATGCTTAAATGCTTCAGAAGTTTGACATAAAACAATATCTTCAGGAAAACTCACCAACAAAACCAGCATAAAATCCTATATCTTCTACTTGCTTAGCAATGTGCAGGTCCCTTATCTGCAAACGAACGTCCAATGAAGATAATTTATTAAAACTTAGGATAATATTTTTCACTGAGCAATGACAAACTACTTATCAAACAATAGTGAATTAAAATCATGTTTCCGAACTTAAAATAGCCTAGttattttccaaaaaaatatacAATTTAATTTTCACCGTGATCATTAGATGGCATTTTAAACATAAAGTCTCATAAGTGTCACTCATATTTTGTACAAAAATTGTCACAAGTCACAACATTACAACAATCATTCATTCTAGGCTACTACTTGGCAAGACTTTAGTTCCCTGTGTGAACTCTCGAAGCATAGCAAACAAAGCATTAGAAGAATTACACATGACTTATTATGTAGAAAAAACCCAACAATGTTTATTTTTGTCCCTTCTTTTCGACTTTGGTCACTAGTAACATTGTTTTGTAGTGCGTCTTGTAAACAAGGGGCATCTTATTTGCCTAAATCTATTTAAACATCCTCTAGAGAAAAGAAATAATGTTGACAAGTGAATAATTTGGAATAGTGAGAGCCAAAAATGGGGGTAAGGAtgattcttttcttctttctttctcaaAGACGCATCTGACTGCAATGTTTCAACTACATTTTCATAGTCTTATACAGAGCTTGTACCAGAGATATATACTCTTCGTAGCGTTGCTCACCATAAAATACAAGAAGGGAAACAAGGATTGAATCGGCAAGGCTGCAACAGGAAGAAGGAATAAATTATATCAATTCATAATTAGTAATGAGTAGACAGCTCATAAGGTAGAAGCAAAAAGTATCGGAAACTATTATAGTCTAATAAAGTTTCAAATGCGGTTAGTGTTTAGTAATATGAGCACTCTTCTCTCAATTAAACAAATGGAAAAGCTACCGGACTTGGCACGAATATTGCATTTGGATGGACATAGGCTGGTAGTATGATAGAGAACCTGTCTGAGCGATCTCTGTCCATGAAGGAAAAGAGGTAACCAAGTTTGACATGATGGAATCTTTGGTGAGATGCATCGTACAGACGACTACGTAGTTGGCAGCCCGTTGTTGGTGTGCATGTCCATGTATTGTGCGTGCAGTCTTTGGCCGGCAAATTGATCATAGATCCCCGTGTCTACGTTTTTTTTTtaggaattttttttttttgaaacaaggcaaaagatttgccattttcattgaataAGAAGGAGTAGTATTTTGAGGAATTTTTTTTGAGGAATTGATCTCCATGTTTACGTGCAATGGCTACTTTCCCACCGGTTGATGTGTAGTAAAAAGTATCAACCAAACTGGGCAAAGCCGAGGGTGAtcctccttttcttttcctttttctggaGGATCTGCGAAGATCCACAGGTTTCCTCAACTTCTCTGATTTGCATCCGCTGTGTTTCGGGGGGCAGAGGTTGGTACTGTGCGAGTGATGGCCAAGGACACGTAGCAAGAGGTTGTGAGGACGGAAGGGAGTATTTTAAGCGACCCGAAAGGGAATTAATCATGACCAAGGGAAGATGTTTAGAGGTGGAAAATActactcctagtagtactacttAAAATAGCAAGTGGCATGTGACGTAAGTGGTAATTAATTGCACATGAACCCGTTCCGGGCAGAGTTTGGTCGAGATTACGACGATGCATGCCGCACCCAAACTTGTACTGCTACAAGAGGGCTGACGGGAAGATACAGACATCCGAGAAACAGTACTCAAGGAACATCGATGCAGCTAAACCTACTCTAACAAAGGCAAGATTGGCTGTCCCATCGCTTTGGACAATAACAAAGTGCAAGTACAAGTGTAGAAAAGCAAAGCTGCATGATTGAGCCTTGAGGCAAAAATATCAGTCTCGACTTCCTGCGCAGGGCCAATCAACAACGAGGAACGCCAGGATTAACCGACATGACATTAGCAGATTGTTGATGATAGTAACACGGACGGTGGAAAAAAGACGACGAGGGATAGGTAGCAAAAAAAATGGTTTGCACCAATCAAATCAAAGTCTAAAAGGGGGGATGATCTAATCTAGTAAAAGAAAAAGGTTTAAAAGGGAGGAAACAGACGGAGAATAAGATCTGTAGCTTCCTGCTGCATACCACTCCACGAGAGAAAAACAAGAGCAGCAGTTGATTAGTACTAAACAGTAATTCCactggagaggagaggagaggagagatgaTTAAGGGAGGGGATGCAGCGAGTAGAGAACGGGAGCACGCACTGGAGCAGACGGTGACGAGCCACATGCAGGCGAACTCTGTGTAGGGCACGCCCCTCCGCGTCTCGTTCCTCTTCTCCAGCCTGCACCCGGGGCAGTTGCCGTGGTAGTACGTCCGCTTCAGCAGCGGCACCTccagcccgtcgccgccgccgccatctttgCCCATCTCACTCGGCGAGCAGAGGAAGCGGCCGGGGCGGTGCAATGCCGCACAGGACAGAGATGGGTTTTTGCCTCTGCTCGCTCGCTTGGTTGCTGCCGCTGAAGCGCGGCTCCTGTTTATGTTTATGGTGCACGAACGTACAGCGCACGGTGGCCTCCTCTTTATGGAGCAGGAAGGATACAGCACACCAAATATTTATATTACTACAAAAAAAAAACAAGTTGCCAGTACCactaccagcagcagcagcaggagtggGTTAAACTAGCTAGCTAGGGTCGCAAGGCCACCAGCCCACGAGGAACACTGCCAGGTCAGCCTTCACAGATTGGGGGCCGGTACAAGATGCAGGCCCACAACGTGCTGCACGCCCGTAAACATACAACGCGAGAGAGGGACGggctgtttttttctttctttttttctgatGATGAATTCGCTCGACGGTGACGCCCTGCATTATTGCCGTAGAAAATGGGACGAAAGAAAGAAGGTAATGCGTTATGCACGGAAGGAAGGAAATGCGACGATAGCAGCCGCCAGGCATCCGAATCTTGTGATCAATTGGTTGGTCTTACAGGCTTGGCCCGAAATTCGTATCGGGGGATGGTTTGGAGCTACTGGGGGCATTGGGACATTTAAAGATATTATCGCATCCAGAAACGAAGCACACAGTATTAGATGCTGCAAGTTCAGACTAAAAGAAGATCTGAGTCTTGTGGCTCATAGGTGTAAGCATCTAAGCACCTTGCAAAAGTGGATTAAGCATCGTCTAGAATGATGCCCGCCTTAAGAAGTTTTGAGAatagaaatatgtccacatgttggAAAAGGCTGGAATAGGATAAACTCTTTTGCTTTCTGATTTTGTATAATTTGTAAACATCGGTTATATTAATAGAAaataccgtagaacaattgttctacgggtTTTGGTTATAAAAACAAGGTGCTTTGCTGGATCTGACGGAC is from Triticum aestivum cultivar Chinese Spring chromosome 3A, IWGSC CS RefSeq v2.1, whole genome shotgun sequence and encodes:
- the LOC123061059 gene encoding probable peptide/nitrate transporter At3g43790 — translated: MGKDGGGGDGLEVPLLKRTYYHGNCPGCRLEKRNETRRGVPYTEFACMWLVTVCSTLPIQSLFPFLYFMIRDLHIAKQVEDIGFYAGFVGASYMLGRALTSTLWGIVADKHGRKPVLVVTLIAVITLNTLFGLSSSYWMALTTRGLLGLLSGMLGPIKAYATEVCRKEYSHLALSLISSSRAIGLIVGPAIGGYLAQPADKYPGMFSQEYIFGRFPYFLPCLCISILAVAALISCIWLPETLHKHNEATYSNNSIEAMEESLSGSNAEESSGGYWSLFTNWPLMSAITVYCLFSLQDVAYAEVFSLWAVSDRKYGGLSFTSTDVGSVLALSGLFLLIYQILIYPSVAKAIEPITLVRATAILTLPLLASYPFMTTLSGFNLQLVVNCASSLKNSFQVTTITVCNILMNDAVSQDLRASANGLSVTLMSIFKAVAPAVAGVIFSWAQRRQTASFLPGDHLVFFMLNAATVVGLMCTFGPHFARGSTKH